Proteins co-encoded in one Nonlabens agnitus genomic window:
- a CDS encoding BamA/TamA family outer membrane protein, with protein sequence MIKKSVLIIYILFSIGLFAQTDHTQIFLFPDTQSVQPTDTIFLKKTENQISSRQLDSIKINLFRKGYLNLIIADTLRKNTNQLSIVLNNLFTTIIMKENDNLENGIIMESSLSRKRPKKTTPDKFLEELEAVQKKYNNQGSPFAEVMINRWDFTKQDTATLFYEVKNIEQRQIDRIIVNGYPKYPRNVIENLVANHTKLNSKNIDRLSTRLANLKYLESIKEPEALFKKDSTLLYVYLRKKNANKADGLIGFNTDDDGKLNINGFVDASLINNFNRGERFDFEYRNDNNDQTNVSLQLSVPSLLFERIGITSSLNITRRDSIYQNSSFVVGLSYQFLGSWNTQLNYYSKSSTEENNLINVNNFQTRGVVTQLTYGGNSANALQPETLSFLLGMGYYHRNLENQSDGQYSLDLSFENLWPLLNKLHLKTTLNAHLLKTERLQFNELTQIGGIKTIRGFNQNSIDTAAYTLLQTDVRYSFNDRFYINLLNDGGVFEEYIQRKPQFLYSFGAGFGILTQAGILRLEIANGRFLNSNESISSTIAHLNFTILF encoded by the coding sequence TTGATAAAGAAATCAGTCCTTATTATATATATACTTTTTAGCATAGGTCTTTTTGCGCAGACAGATCACACCCAAATATTCTTATTCCCAGATACACAATCGGTACAGCCGACGGATACTATTTTTCTAAAGAAAACAGAAAATCAGATCTCCAGCCGTCAATTAGATAGCATTAAAATCAATTTATTCCGTAAAGGCTACCTCAATCTAATCATTGCGGACACATTAAGAAAAAACACCAACCAGTTAAGCATCGTTCTCAACAATCTTTTCACGACAATCATCATGAAGGAGAATGATAACCTGGAAAATGGAATAATAATGGAGAGTTCGCTTTCGCGAAAGCGACCTAAAAAAACAACACCAGATAAATTTCTTGAAGAACTTGAAGCAGTTCAAAAAAAATACAACAATCAAGGTTCTCCTTTTGCAGAAGTCATGATCAACCGTTGGGATTTCACCAAGCAAGACACGGCCACTTTATTTTATGAGGTGAAAAATATCGAGCAGCGGCAAATTGACAGAATTATTGTGAATGGATACCCAAAGTACCCAAGAAATGTTATCGAAAATCTTGTAGCCAACCATACAAAGCTTAACAGTAAAAATATAGATCGGCTATCGACGAGGTTGGCAAATTTGAAATACTTGGAAAGCATCAAAGAGCCAGAAGCTCTTTTTAAAAAAGACAGCACCCTACTTTACGTTTACTTAAGGAAAAAAAATGCGAATAAAGCCGATGGATTGATTGGTTTCAATACTGATGATGATGGCAAACTGAATATAAATGGGTTTGTAGATGCCAGTCTGATCAACAATTTTAATCGTGGTGAACGATTTGACTTTGAGTATCGCAATGATAATAATGATCAAACTAATGTCTCGTTACAACTAAGCGTTCCATCATTATTATTTGAACGAATAGGAATTACAAGTAGCCTCAACATAACGAGAAGAGATTCTATTTATCAAAACTCAAGTTTTGTTGTAGGATTGAGTTACCAATTTTTGGGCAGCTGGAACACGCAACTGAATTATTACAGCAAATCCTCTACTGAGGAAAACAATCTGATCAATGTAAACAACTTTCAAACGCGTGGTGTTGTAACACAATTAACTTATGGAGGGAATTCCGCAAATGCACTTCAACCAGAAACCCTGAGCTTTTTGTTGGGCATGGGCTATTACCATAGAAATTTGGAAAATCAATCCGATGGTCAATATTCACTGGACTTGTCGTTTGAAAATCTCTGGCCACTATTGAACAAGCTGCACCTCAAAACAACGCTAAATGCTCATCTTTTGAAAACGGAACGATTGCAATTTAACGAGCTGACACAAATCGGTGGCATCAAGACAATTCGAGGATTTAATCAAAATAGCATCGACACAGCGGCTTACACTTTACTGCAAACAGACGTTAGATACAGTTTCAACGACCGGTTTTACATCAACTTATTGAACGACGGTGGCGTTTTTGAAGAATATATACAGAGAAAACCTCAATTTTTATACTCGTTTGGTGCAGGATTCGGAATATTAACACAGGCAGGAATACTGAGATTAGAGATTGCAAATGGGCGCTTTTTAAATTCTAATGAGAGCATTTCCAGTACGATAGCCCATCTAAATTTTACTATATTATTTTAG
- the rpsL gene encoding 30S ribosomal protein S12, which translates to MPTISQLVRKGRSKITKKSKSAALDSCPQRRGVCTRVYTTTPKKPNSAMRKVARVRLTNGKEVNAYIPGEGHNLQEHSIVLVRGGRVKDLPGVRYHIVRGALDTAGVADRTQRRSKYGAKRPKK; encoded by the coding sequence ATGCCAACGATTTCACAATTAGTACGTAAAGGAAGGTCCAAAATAACCAAGAAGAGCAAATCGGCTGCTTTAGATTCTTGTCCTCAACGTCGTGGAGTTTGTACTCGTGTTTACACTACTACACCTAAGAAACCTAACTCAGCAATGAGAAAGGTGGCACGTGTAAGACTTACCAACGGTAAGGAAGTGAATGCATACATTCCAGGAGAAGGACACAATCTACAAGAGCACTCGATAGTATTGGTTAGAGGTGGAAGGGTAAAGGATTTACCAGGAGTTAGATACCACATCGTTCGTGGGGCGCTGGACACCGCAGGTGTTGCAGATCGCACACAACGTAGGTCTAAGTATGGTGCAAAACGCCCTAAGAAGTAA
- the rpsG gene encoding 30S ribosomal protein S7: MRKRQAKKRPILPDPRFNDQLVTRFVNMMMLHGKKSVAFKIFYDAMDIVEEKNQDEEKTSLEIWKDALSNVMPHVEVRSRRVGGATFQIPMQIRPDRKISTAMKWLISYSRKRNEKSFSQKLAAEVLAAAKEEGAAVKKKTDTHKMAEANKAFSHFRF, from the coding sequence ATGAGAAAAAGACAGGCAAAAAAACGCCCGATCCTTCCAGATCCGCGTTTCAATGACCAGCTAGTGACTCGATTTGTCAACATGATGATGTTGCATGGTAAGAAGTCGGTAGCATTTAAAATTTTCTATGATGCGATGGATATCGTTGAAGAGAAAAACCAAGATGAGGAAAAGACTTCACTTGAAATATGGAAAGATGCGTTATCAAACGTAATGCCTCACGTAGAGGTGCGTAGCCGTCGTGTAGGTGGAGCGACCTTCCAGATTCCAATGCAAATACGTCCAGATAGAAAGATTTCAACCGCAATGAAATGGTTGATAAGCTATTCTAGAAAGCGTAATGAGAAATCTTTCTCCCAAAAACTAGCTGCTGAAGTCCTTGCCGCGGCAAAGGAAGAAGGTGCGGCAGTTAAGAAGAAAACAGATACTCATAAAATGGCAGAAGCCAATAAGGCATTCTCACACTTTAGATTCTAA
- the fusA gene encoding elongation factor G yields MAQRDLKYTRNIGIAAHIDAGKTTTTERILFYTGVSHKIGEVHDGAATMDWMEQEQERGITITSAATTCTWKFPMENAQPLPETKDYHFNIIDTPGHVDFTVEVNRSLRVLDGLVFLFSAVDGVEPQSETNWRLADNYKVPRIGFVNKMDRQGSNFLAVCQQVKDMLKSNAVPIVLNIGEEGDFKGIVDLVKNRAIVWHDDTQGATFDVIEIPEELKAEARKYRGMLIEEVATYDETLLEKYMEDEDSITEEEVHAALRAAVMDMAIIPMICGSAFKNKGVQFLLDAVCRYLPAPTDKEGIVGVNPDTDEKELRKPDVTAPFAALAFKIATDPFVGRLAFFRAYSGRLDAGSYILNNRSGKKERISRIYQMHSNKQNAIDYIEAGDIGAAVGFKDIKTGDTMSDEKHPIVLESMDFPDPVIGIAVEPKTKADVDKLGMALAKLAEEDPTFQVRTDEASGQTIISGMGELHLDIIVDRLRREFKVEVNQGAPQVEYKEAITRSADHRETYKKQSGGRGKFGDIVFTMEPAHEDAEGKVAEGLQFINEIKGGNIPKEFIPAIEKGFREAMNNGPLAGFEMDSMRVTLKDGSFHPVDSDALSFELAARMGYKAASKAAGAVILEPIMKVEVITPEENMGDIVGDLNRRRGQVNDMSDRAGAKVVKAEVPLSEMFGYVTTLRTLSSGRATSTMEFAHYAETPSSISEEVIAAAKGNN; encoded by the coding sequence ATGGCACAAAGAGACTTAAAATACACAAGAAATATTGGAATTGCTGCGCACATTGATGCGGGTAAAACCACTACGACAGAGCGTATTCTTTTTTATACTGGGGTAAGCCATAAAATAGGAGAGGTGCATGATGGTGCAGCTACTATGGACTGGATGGAGCAAGAGCAGGAGCGTGGTATTACGATCACATCTGCTGCAACAACTTGTACCTGGAAATTCCCTATGGAGAACGCACAGCCGTTACCAGAAACTAAAGATTATCACTTTAATATTATTGACACTCCTGGACACGTTGACTTTACTGTAGAGGTAAATAGATCATTGCGTGTACTTGATGGGTTGGTATTCTTGTTTAGTGCGGTTGATGGTGTTGAGCCACAATCAGAAACAAACTGGAGACTAGCTGATAACTATAAAGTGCCACGTATAGGTTTCGTAAACAAAATGGACCGTCAAGGTTCTAACTTTCTTGCTGTTTGTCAGCAAGTAAAAGATATGTTGAAGTCTAATGCGGTGCCTATCGTATTGAATATTGGTGAGGAAGGTGATTTTAAAGGAATTGTGGATCTTGTAAAAAATCGTGCGATTGTATGGCATGATGATACTCAAGGCGCAACCTTTGATGTTATTGAAATCCCAGAAGAACTTAAGGCTGAGGCTCGTAAATATAGAGGTATGCTTATCGAAGAGGTAGCTACTTATGACGAGACCCTTCTTGAGAAATATATGGAAGATGAAGATTCCATAACTGAGGAAGAAGTCCATGCAGCACTACGTGCCGCAGTAATGGATATGGCAATCATTCCAATGATTTGTGGTTCTGCATTTAAGAATAAAGGTGTTCAATTCTTATTGGATGCTGTGTGTAGATATTTGCCTGCTCCAACTGATAAGGAAGGAATCGTTGGTGTCAACCCTGATACTGATGAGAAGGAATTACGTAAGCCTGATGTAACTGCACCATTTGCAGCTCTTGCATTCAAGATTGCTACAGACCCATTTGTAGGTCGTTTGGCGTTCTTCCGTGCTTATTCAGGTCGTTTAGATGCTGGTTCTTATATATTGAACAATCGTTCTGGTAAGAAAGAGCGTATCTCGCGTATTTACCAAATGCACTCCAACAAGCAAAACGCTATCGATTATATCGAGGCTGGAGATATAGGTGCTGCGGTAGGATTTAAAGACATCAAGACTGGTGATACCATGTCTGATGAAAAGCACCCAATCGTATTGGAATCTATGGACTTCCCTGATCCGGTAATTGGTATTGCTGTTGAGCCTAAAACCAAAGCAGACGTAGATAAATTGGGGATGGCTTTGGCTAAATTGGCTGAAGAAGATCCAACATTCCAAGTAAGAACTGACGAGGCTTCTGGCCAGACGATCATTTCAGGAATGGGTGAGCTTCACTTAGATATCATCGTTGATCGTTTGAGACGTGAGTTCAAGGTAGAGGTAAATCAAGGTGCGCCTCAAGTAGAGTACAAAGAGGCCATCACTAGATCTGCAGATCACCGTGAGACTTACAAAAAGCAATCTGGTGGACGTGGTAAGTTTGGAGATATCGTATTTACTATGGAGCCTGCTCATGAAGATGCAGAAGGTAAAGTAGCAGAAGGTCTTCAATTTATCAATGAAATCAAAGGTGGTAACATTCCTAAGGAATTTATCCCAGCGATTGAGAAAGGATTTAGAGAAGCAATGAATAACGGTCCTTTAGCAGGATTTGAGATGGATAGTATGAGAGTAACTCTTAAGGATGGATCTTTCCACCCGGTAGATTCTGATGCTCTATCATTTGAACTTGCTGCTAGAATGGGTTACAAAGCTGCTTCAAAAGCTGCTGGTGCCGTAATTCTTGAGCCTATCATGAAAGTAGAGGTCATCACTCCAGAAGAAAACATGGGTGATATCGTTGGTGACTTGAACCGTCGCCGTGGACAAGTAAATGATATGAGCGATAGAGCTGGTGCAAAAGTGGTAAAGGCAGAAGTTCCTCTTTCAGAGATGTTCGGTTATGTTACAACACTTAGAACGCTTTCTTCAGGTCGTGCAACATCCACTATGGAATTTGCTCACTATGCAGAAACTCCTTCTAGTATTAGTGAAGAAGTAATCGCAGCAGCAAAAGGTAACAATTAA
- the rpsJ gene encoding 30S ribosomal protein S10 — MSQKIRIKLKSYDYMLVDKSAEKIVKTVKSTGAVVTGPIPLPTHKKIFTVLRSPHVNKKSREQFELSSYKRLLDIYSSSSKTIDALMKLELPSGVEVEIKV; from the coding sequence ATGAGTCAAAAAATCAGAATCAAGTTAAAGTCTTACGATTACATGCTGGTAGATAAATCTGCTGAAAAGATTGTAAAGACCGTGAAAAGTACTGGAGCAGTCGTAACTGGCCCGATTCCATTGCCTACTCACAAAAAAATATTTACCGTATTGAGATCTCCTCACGTAAACAAGAAGTCACGTGAGCAGTTTGAACTTAGTTCCTACAAGAGATTGTTGGATATCTACAGTTCTTCTTCAAAAACGATTGATGCATTGATGAAACTTGAACTTCCTAGTGGGGTTGAAGTAGAAATTAAAGTGTGA
- the rplC gene encoding 50S ribosomal protein L3, whose product MSGLIGKKIGMTSIYDENGKNMPCTVIQAGPCVVTQVRTEETDGYAALQLGFDDKSDKNASKAAQGHFKKAGTAVKRKVAEFKSFDKEYKLGDTVSVDMFTEGEFVDISGTSKGKGFQGVVKRHGFGGVGQATHGQHNRLRAPGSIGAASYPARVFKGMRMAGQMGNEKVKVENLRVLKVVPEQNILVVKGCVPGHKNAYVIVQK is encoded by the coding sequence ATGTCTGGGTTAATAGGAAAAAAAATAGGGATGACCAGCATCTATGACGAGAATGGTAAGAATATGCCATGTACCGTTATCCAAGCTGGCCCTTGTGTAGTTACCCAAGTCAGAACTGAAGAAACAGACGGTTATGCCGCGCTGCAATTAGGTTTCGATGACAAATCAGACAAAAATGCTTCTAAAGCTGCTCAAGGGCACTTTAAGAAAGCTGGTACTGCTGTCAAGAGAAAAGTTGCTGAATTCAAGAGTTTTGATAAGGAGTACAAATTAGGTGACACTGTAAGTGTTGATATGTTTACTGAAGGTGAATTTGTCGATATCAGTGGTACTTCAAAAGGAAAAGGATTTCAGGGTGTTGTGAAGCGCCACGGTTTTGGTGGTGTAGGTCAAGCGACACACGGTCAACACAACCGTTTGAGAGCTCCTGGTTCCATCGGTGCGGCATCTTATCCTGCACGTGTATTCAAAGGAATGCGCATGGCTGGACAGATGGGTAACGAAAAAGTAAAAGTTGAAAATTTAAGAGTTCTTAAAGTTGTTCCAGAACAAAATATCCTTGTAGTTAAAGGTTGTGTTCCTGGTCACAAGAATGCTTATGTAATCGTACAGAAATAA
- the rplD gene encoding 50S ribosomal protein L4 yields MKVAVIDIKGKETGRQIELSDDVFGIEPNDHAIYLDVKQYQANQRQGTHKAKQRAEIVGSTRKIKKQKGTGTARAGSIKSPVFRGGGRIFGPVPRDYSFKLNKGQKRLARKSALSMKVSEGNLQVVEDFNFDAPKTSDFKEVLSSLGLSNKKSLFVLGESNNNVYLSSRNLKGIEVITYSELSTYKIINANNLVVLEGSLEGIQENLSK; encoded by the coding sequence ATGAAGGTAGCAGTTATAGACATTAAAGGAAAAGAAACGGGTCGTCAGATAGAGTTATCAGATGATGTTTTTGGAATTGAGCCTAATGATCACGCTATCTATCTAGATGTTAAGCAATATCAGGCTAATCAACGCCAGGGTACTCACAAAGCAAAGCAACGTGCAGAGATCGTAGGTAGTACACGTAAGATTAAAAAACAAAAAGGTACGGGTACTGCTCGTGCTGGATCTATCAAGTCACCAGTGTTTAGAGGTGGTGGTAGAATCTTTGGTCCTGTGCCTAGAGATTATTCTTTCAAACTTAATAAAGGACAAAAGCGTCTAGCACGTAAAAGTGCCTTAAGCATGAAGGTTTCTGAAGGTAACTTGCAGGTTGTGGAAGACTTCAATTTTGATGCTCCTAAAACCAGTGATTTCAAGGAAGTTTTAAGCAGCTTGGGACTTTCAAATAAAAAATCCCTGTTTGTGTTGGGTGAATCAAATAATAATGTATATTTGTCTTCGCGAAATTTGAAGGGTATCGAAGTGATAACTTACTCAGAATTAAGCACTTACAAGATTATTAACGCCAATAATTTGGTCGTCTTGGAAGGTTCTCTAGAAGGAATTCAGGAAAATTTAAGTAAATAA
- the rplW gene encoding 50S ribosomal protein L23 → MSILIKPIITEKATSDSELLNRYGFEVSPKANKVQIKKEVEEVYGVTVLKVRTMNTRIARKTKHTKTGTQVGKTSAVKKAFVQLKDGDTIDLYSNL, encoded by the coding sequence ATGAGCATTTTAATAAAACCCATAATTACAGAAAAGGCGACTAGCGATAGTGAGCTGTTGAATCGATATGGTTTTGAGGTGTCTCCCAAGGCTAACAAAGTTCAAATAAAGAAAGAAGTTGAAGAGGTGTACGGTGTGACTGTTCTTAAAGTAAGAACTATGAATACTAGAATAGCTCGTAAAACTAAACATACTAAAACAGGGACGCAAGTTGGTAAAACATCAGCAGTTAAAAAAGCTTTTGTACAACTCAAGGATGGTGATACCATCGATCTTTATAGTAATCTATAA
- the rplB gene encoding 50S ribosomal protein L2: MSVRKLKPVTPGQRFRVVNGYDAITTDKPEKSLLAPNKRSGGRNAKGRMTMRYLGGGHKRRYRIIDFKRNRHGVPATVASIEYDPNRTAFIALVNYQDGEKRYVIAQNGLQVGQNIVSGDNVAPEVGNAMKLANIPLGSIVSCIELRPGQGAVIARSAGSFAQLMARDGKYATVKMPSGEIRLILQECLATIGAISNSDHQLVVGGKAGRSRWLGRRPRTRPVAMNPVDHPMGGGEGRASGGHPRSRNGVPAKGYRTRDLNKASTQYILERRKK, from the coding sequence ATGTCAGTAAGAAAATTAAAACCTGTAACTCCAGGACAGCGATTTAGAGTTGTGAATGGCTATGATGCCATCACGACTGATAAGCCGGAGAAGAGCTTGCTCGCTCCGAATAAACGTTCTGGTGGTCGTAATGCAAAAGGTCGTATGACTATGCGTTACTTAGGTGGTGGTCACAAAAGACGCTACCGTATCATTGATTTCAAAAGAAATCGTCATGGTGTGCCAGCAACGGTTGCATCTATTGAATATGATCCTAATAGAACGGCATTTATCGCTCTTGTAAATTATCAAGATGGAGAAAAGCGTTATGTGATTGCTCAAAACGGACTGCAAGTAGGTCAGAACATTGTTTCTGGTGATAATGTTGCTCCTGAAGTAGGGAATGCAATGAAGCTTGCAAATATTCCATTGGGCTCGATTGTTAGTTGTATTGAGTTACGACCTGGGCAAGGAGCTGTTATAGCTCGTAGTGCTGGATCCTTTGCACAATTAATGGCAAGAGATGGTAAGTATGCTACTGTTAAGATGCCTTCTGGTGAAATCAGATTGATCTTACAAGAATGTCTTGCTACTATCGGTGCGATTTCTAACAGTGATCATCAACTTGTTGTTGGTGGTAAGGCTGGTAGAAGCAGATGGTTAGGTAGAAGACCAAGAACAAGACCGGTTGCGATGAACCCAGTCGATCACCCAATGGGTGGTGGTGAAGGTCGCGCTTCAGGTGGTCATCCAAGATCTCGTAATGGTGTACCTGCCAAAGGATACCGTACACGTGACTTGAACAAGGCAAGTACTCAATATATTTTAGAACGTAGAAAGAAATAA
- the rpsS gene encoding 30S ribosomal protein S19 — protein sequence MARSLKKGPYVFHKLESKVAQNVESGKKTVIKTWSRASMITPDFVGQTIAVHNGRQFVPVYVTENMVGHKLGEFSPTRSYRGHAAAKNKGKK from the coding sequence ATGGCTCGTTCATTAAAAAAAGGACCTTATGTATTTCATAAGTTGGAATCTAAGGTGGCTCAAAATGTTGAGTCTGGAAAGAAAACAGTAATTAAGACTTGGTCTCGTGCGTCAATGATCACACCTGACTTTGTTGGACAAACTATAGCAGTTCATAACGGTAGACAATTTGTTCCCGTTTATGTAACAGAGAATATGGTTGGACACAAGCTTGGAGAATTCTCTCCAACACGTTCTTACCGTGGTCACGCAGCTGCTAAGAATAAGGGAAAAAAATAA
- the rplV gene encoding 50S ribosomal protein L22: MGVRKRQTAERLKEEKKSIAFAKLNNCPTSPRKMRLVADIIRGKKVEDALNILKFSSKEAARRLDKLVLSAVSNWQAKNEDGDVADAGLFIKEIRVDGGTMLKRLRPAPQGRAHRIRKRSNHVTLVLGESNTEKK, from the coding sequence ATGGGAGTTCGTAAAAGACAAACGGCCGAAAGGTTGAAGGAAGAAAAGAAGAGCATAGCTTTTGCAAAGTTGAATAATTGCCCAACATCTCCACGTAAAATGAGATTGGTTGCTGATATTATTCGCGGTAAGAAAGTAGAGGATGCACTTAATATTCTTAAATTTTCCTCTAAAGAGGCAGCTAGACGACTTGACAAGTTAGTCCTGTCTGCTGTATCTAACTGGCAAGCTAAAAATGAAGATGGTGATGTTGCAGATGCAGGGTTGTTCATCAAAGAAATTAGAGTTGACGGTGGAACAATGCTTAAGAGATTAAGACCAGCTCCACAAGGTCGTGCTCACAGAATTAGAAAAAGATCTAACCATGTCACTCTAGTGTTGGGTGAATCCAATACCGAGAAGAAATAG
- the rpsC gene encoding 30S ribosomal protein S3 yields the protein MGQKTNPIGNRLGIIRGWESNWYGGNDYGDKLAEDDKLRKYIHARLAKASVSRIIIERTLKLVTITIMTARPGIIIGKGGQEVDRLKEELKKISGKDVQINIHEIKRPELDAHLVGASVARQIENRISYRRAIKMAIAAAMRMNAEGIKIQISGRLNGAEMARSESYKDGRIPLSTFRADIDYALVEAHTTYGRIGVKVWIMKGEVYGKRELSPLAGLSKKQGKQGGADRGNSRRRRK from the coding sequence ATGGGACAGAAAACAAATCCAATAGGTAATAGGTTAGGAATCATCCGTGGATGGGAATCTAACTGGTACGGAGGAAACGATTATGGAGATAAGCTTGCAGAAGATGACAAGCTTAGAAAATATATACATGCTCGTTTAGCTAAGGCTAGCGTTTCAAGAATCATAATTGAGCGCACTCTTAAATTAGTTACCATAACTATCATGACTGCCAGACCTGGTATTATTATCGGTAAAGGTGGACAAGAGGTTGATCGTCTTAAGGAAGAGTTGAAGAAAATATCTGGAAAAGATGTTCAAATCAATATTCATGAGATCAAACGACCAGAACTCGATGCTCATTTAGTTGGAGCTAGTGTTGCTAGACAAATTGAGAATAGAATTTCTTATCGTCGTGCCATCAAAATGGCTATTGCAGCAGCGATGAGAATGAATGCTGAAGGTATTAAGATACAGATTTCTGGTAGGTTGAACGGTGCTGAAATGGCTCGTAGTGAATCATACAAGGATGGACGTATTCCACTTTCAACTTTTAGAGCAGATATCGACTATGCATTAGTTGAAGCTCATACTACTTACGGTAGAATCGGTGTAAAGGTTTGGATTATGAAAGGTGAGGTTTATGGAAAACGTGAACTTTCTCCATTAGCTGGTCTTTCAAAGAAACAAGGTAAACAAGGTGGCGCTGACCGTGGAAACAGTCGTCGTCGTAGAAAATAA
- the rplP gene encoding 50S ribosomal protein L16, whose product MLQPRKTKFRKQQKGRMKGDSGRGNQLAYGTFGIKSLDSEFINSRQIEAARIAATRYMKREGSLWIKIFPDKPITKKPLEVRMGKGKGAVEYWAAVVKPGRILFEVSGVPLATAQEALRLAAQKLPVKTKFIVARDYQE is encoded by the coding sequence ATGTTACAACCTAGAAAAACAAAGTTTAGAAAGCAGCAGAAAGGCCGCATGAAAGGAGATTCTGGTAGAGGTAATCAACTAGCCTATGGTACTTTTGGTATCAAGTCTTTAGATTCAGAATTTATCAATTCTCGTCAAATAGAGGCAGCTCGTATTGCGGCTACTAGATATATGAAGCGTGAAGGTTCTTTATGGATCAAAATATTCCCAGACAAGCCTATCACCAAAAAACCTCTTGAGGTTCGTATGGGTAAAGGTAAAGGTGCTGTAGAATATTGGGCAGCTGTTGTGAAGCCGGGTAGAATTCTCTTTGAAGTTTCCGGTGTACCACTAGCTACTGCACAGGAAGCATTAAGACTAGCTGCACAAAAGTTACCAGTAAAAACCAAGTTTATAGTCGCTCGCGATTATCAAGAATAA
- the rpmC gene encoding 50S ribosomal protein L29 has product MKQSEVKGYSQEELKDRLAESQKSYADLKRTHIVSPLENPSQITKARKTIARLKTALNNS; this is encoded by the coding sequence ATGAAGCAATCAGAGGTTAAAGGTTATTCTCAGGAAGAATTGAAAGACAGGCTTGCAGAGTCTCAGAAGTCATATGCTGACTTGAAGCGTACGCATATTGTTTCGCCATTAGAAAATCCATCACAGATTACTAAGGCACGTAAAACGATTGCTAGACTTAAAACAGCACTTAATAATTCATAA
- the rpsQ gene encoding 30S ribosomal protein S17 — MEERNLRKERIGVVRSSKMDKSIVVAEVKRQKHPMYGKFVLNTKKYVAHDEKNECNEGDTVRIMETRPLSKTKTWRLVEILERAK; from the coding sequence ATGGAAGAAAGAAATTTAAGAAAAGAGCGTATCGGTGTTGTCCGCAGTAGCAAAATGGATAAGTCTATAGTTGTTGCAGAAGTAAAGAGACAGAAACACCCTATGTACGGAAAATTCGTATTGAATACTAAGAAGTACGTTGCTCACGATGAAAAGAATGAGTGTAATGAAGGTGACACTGTTCGCATCATGGAAACTCGTCCACTTAGTAAAACCAAGACTTGGAGACTTGTCGAAATTTTAGAAAGAGCTAAATAA
- the rplN gene encoding 50S ribosomal protein L14 produces MLQQESRLKVADNTGAKEVLCIRVLGGTKRRYASVGDKIVVSVKEATPNGNIKKGAVSTAVVVRTKKEVRRPDGSYIRFDDNACVLLNPNSEMRGTRVFGPVARELRDRQFMKIVSLAPEVL; encoded by the coding sequence ATGTTACAACAAGAATCAAGATTAAAGGTCGCAGACAATACTGGAGCCAAAGAGGTTTTGTGTATTCGTGTTTTGGGAGGTACTAAGAGACGTTATGCGTCTGTTGGTGATAAAATTGTTGTTTCTGTCAAAGAGGCTACACCTAACGGAAATATTAAAAAGGGAGCTGTATCTACTGCTGTTGTAGTACGTACTAAAAAAGAAGTACGTCGTCCTGATGGATCGTACATCAGATTTGATGATAATGCGTGTGTTCTTTTAAACCCTAACTCTGAGATGCGCGGTACGCGTGTATTTGGACCAGTTGCAAGAGAGTTACGTGATCGTCAATTCATGAAGATTGTATCACTTGCACCAGAAGTATTATAA
- the rplX gene encoding 50S ribosomal protein L24, with the protein MGKLKIKSGDTVRVIAGEHKGSEGTVTKVFLDKNKAIVEGVNMVSKHEKPSATNPQGGIKQKEAAIQVSNLSLVDGNGKTTRVGYKLENGKKVRIARTTKEEI; encoded by the coding sequence ATGGGAAAATTGAAAATTAAATCTGGAGATACTGTAAGAGTCATTGCTGGTGAACACAAAGGCAGCGAAGGAACAGTGACTAAAGTATTCTTGGATAAGAATAAAGCCATCGTTGAAGGTGTGAATATGGTTTCCAAACATGAGAAGCCTAGTGCAACAAATCCTCAAGGAGGAATAAAGCAAAAGGAAGCTGCTATTCAAGTATCCAACCTTTCGCTTGTGGATGGTAATGGTAAAACTACTCGCGTAGGTTACAAACTAGAGAATGGTAAAAAAGTACGTATTGCACGTACAACTAAAGAAGAAATATAG